One Acetobacterium sp. KB-1 DNA segment encodes these proteins:
- a CDS encoding Gx transporter family protein, which yields MHSKAYRLVILSLYVAMALILSYVESLIPLPLPIPGAKIGLPNIITLVSLLTLGWPLTLLVVIARILLSGFLFGGGFSIVYSLGGGLLSLLVMSLLLYYFKDRGSIILISVFGAISHNLGQVIVAAIVVQTTSLLLYFLFLMLLAIPTGLFIGITARELMRLLSKTTIFSKLNRP from the coding sequence ATGCATTCTAAGGCGTACCGATTGGTTATTCTGAGTCTTTATGTGGCGATGGCCTTAATTCTCAGTTATGTTGAAAGTTTGATCCCATTGCCGTTACCCATTCCCGGGGCAAAAATCGGCCTGCCTAATATTATTACCCTTGTTTCCTTGTTGACTTTGGGTTGGCCGTTGACTCTACTGGTCGTAATTGCCCGGATTCTTTTATCCGGCTTTCTGTTTGGTGGTGGCTTTTCGATTGTCTACAGTCTCGGCGGTGGCTTGTTGAGCCTGCTGGTGATGAGTCTACTGCTGTACTATTTTAAAGATAGAGGATCAATTATCCTAATTAGTGTTTTTGGGGCCATCTCACATAATCTGGGTCAGGTCATTGTTGCTGCCATTGTTGTCCAAACTACCAGCCTGCTCCTCTATTTTCTGTTCCTGATGTTGCTGGCCATCCCCACTGGACTTTTTATCGGCATCACCGCCCGTGAACTGATGCGCCTACTTAGTAAAACCACCATCTTCTCAAAACTGAACCGACCTTAA
- a CDS encoding ATP-binding protein, with protein MKKRLSISLTIIIVVSITICGLFTTISYRQSYYADTENNIKKSSNYIMNYMLPDFLETGNKKSFDDFSQSTNVRMTIINPQGEVTYESLQGVGDLENHKNRPEIIGALKGVETTEVRFSNTFKDEMIYVATPYFGETQSVGAVLRISMPVNAMDDAMFEMINNIIFVILTTILATTLLINYFINRELKPLEDASAFARAIASGKYGQQLTMIREDQIGELVESLNQMSVQLNNSFTEMNQKNAELTAILSNMNHGVIAIDKKNHIVHLNEAARMVLRIPMKEVVIGKNILEVYRETFILELMNYLENDACEKTTFESRIHSDQVLRIYINQIEENNNINGHIIIFEDITLLKNLEKMRRDFVANVSHELKTPITTIKGFIETIQENHITEPKTLERFYAIIYEESDRLSRLVSDILALSQLENKGGFDKRYETIQLDTEIMQIFDILKLSAEAKNTTLVLTSKESIKLEFVADEFRQMMINLIDNAIKYSEPGNQVEVDLSEEDHNIIIRVRDHGYGIPEKDVNRIFERFYRVDKSRSKEKGGTGLGLAIVKHTVQNNCGKITVNSQVGKGTEFMIQLPKNKE; from the coding sequence ATGAAGAAACGGCTGTCCATTTCGCTGACAATTATTATTGTTGTTAGTATTACGATCTGTGGATTATTTACCACCATCAGCTATCGGCAGAGTTACTATGCCGATACAGAGAACAATATAAAGAAGAGTAGTAACTATATTATGAATTATATGCTGCCGGACTTTTTGGAAACTGGAAATAAAAAGAGTTTTGATGATTTTTCCCAAAGCACCAATGTGCGAATGACGATTATCAATCCCCAGGGAGAGGTCACTTATGAGTCTTTGCAAGGGGTTGGTGATCTAGAGAATCATAAAAATCGTCCTGAAATTATTGGTGCCCTAAAAGGTGTTGAAACAACGGAGGTTCGTTTTTCGAATACCTTTAAAGATGAAATGATTTATGTGGCGACCCCATATTTTGGTGAGACGCAGTCAGTTGGGGCAGTGCTACGGATTTCCATGCCGGTGAATGCCATGGATGATGCCATGTTTGAAATGATCAATAATATTATTTTTGTGATATTAACGACAATTCTGGCCACCACCTTGTTGATTAATTATTTTATCAATCGGGAGCTAAAACCCTTAGAAGATGCATCTGCATTTGCCAGAGCAATTGCCTCAGGAAAATATGGCCAACAACTGACCATGATCAGGGAAGACCAAATCGGCGAACTGGTGGAATCCCTTAATCAGATGTCCGTCCAATTGAATAATTCGTTTACCGAAATGAACCAGAAGAATGCCGAACTCACTGCTATTTTGTCCAACATGAACCATGGCGTCATTGCCATTGATAAAAAAAATCACATCGTTCATTTAAATGAAGCGGCTCGCATGGTCTTGCGGATTCCGATGAAGGAAGTGGTGATTGGAAAAAATATTCTGGAAGTCTATCGGGAAACCTTTATCCTGGAACTGATGAATTATCTTGAAAATGACGCCTGTGAGAAAACCACGTTTGAATCGCGGATTCATTCCGATCAGGTTTTACGGATCTATATTAATCAGATTGAAGAGAATAATAATATTAACGGCCATATTATTATTTTTGAGGACATTACACTGCTGAAAAATCTGGAAAAAATGCGTCGGGATTTTGTTGCCAATGTTTCCCACGAATTAAAAACGCCGATTACCACCATTAAAGGTTTTATTGAAACCATTCAGGAGAATCACATTACCGAGCCCAAGACCCTGGAGCGATTTTATGCCATTATCTACGAGGAGAGCGATCGCCTCAGCCGATTGGTTAGTGATATCCTGGCCTTGTCGCAGTTGGAAAACAAGGGGGGCTTTGATAAAAGATATGAAACGATACAGTTGGATACGGAAATAATGCAGATTTTTGATATTTTAAAACTCAGTGCCGAAGCAAAAAATACAACGCTTGTATTAACCAGTAAAGAATCGATTAAACTCGAGTTTGTCGCGGATGAATTCAGACAGATGATGATCAATCTCATTGATAATGCCATTAAATACTCAGAACCTGGAAATCAGGTGGAAGTTGACTTATCTGAAGAAGATCATAACATCATCATCCGGGTTCGAGATCATGGCTATGGGATTCCGGAAAAGGATGTCAATCGTATTTTCGAGCGGTTTTATCGGGTTGATAAGAGTCGTTCCAAGGAAAAAGGCGGCACCGGTTTAGGTCTGGCCATTGTCAAGCACACGGTTCAGAATAATTGTGGAAAAATAACCGTCAACAGCCAGGTTGGAAAAGGAACAGAGTTTATGATTCAACTGCCAAAAAATAAAGAATAG